In Macrobrachium rosenbergii isolate ZJJX-2024 chromosome 49, ASM4041242v1, whole genome shotgun sequence, the following are encoded in one genomic region:
- the LOC136832358 gene encoding uncharacterized protein, which produces MTFSETEVKGKGYAGERSNEMEKPYSEKADLCLLNKVDPTSGKADLCLLNKAGPTSGKVDLWLLNKANPTSRKADLCLLSKTDPTSGKTGLCLLNKADPISGKTGLCLLNKADPTSGKTGLCLLKKADPTSGKTGLCLLNKADPTSGKTGLCLLNKADPASGKTADPTSGKTGLCLLNKADQTSGKTGLCLLNKADQTPGKTGLCHLNKADQTSGKTGLCLLNKADPTSGKADLCLLNKADQTSGKTSLCLLNKADPTSGKADLCLLNKADPTSGKTGLCLLNKADPTSGKTGLCLLNKADPTSGKTGLCLLNKADPTSGKTSLCLLNKADPTSGKTGLCLLNKAYPTSGKTGLCLLNKADSTSEPTSGKADLCLLNKAEPTSVKADLFLLNKAEPTSVKADLCLLNKAGSDPGKADLCLLYKAESDLGKADLCLLNKEDSDPGKEGL; this is translated from the exons AACCATACTCAGAGAAAGCTGACCTCTGCCTCCTAAATAAAGTAGATCCAACCTCAGGGAAAGCTGACCTCTGCCTCCTAAATAAAGCAGGTCCAACCTCAGGGAAAGTTGACCTCTGGCTCCTAAATAAAGCAAATCCAACCTCAAGGAAAGCTGACCTCTGCCTTCTAAGTAAAACAGATCCAACCTCAGGGAAAACTGGCCTCTGCCTCCTAAATAAAGCAGATCCAATCTCAGGGAAAACTGGCCTCTGCCTCCTAAATAAAGCAGATCCAACCTCAGGGAAAACTGGCCTCTGCCTCCTAAAGAAAGCAGATCCAACCTCAGGGAAAACTGGCCTCTGCCTCCTAAATAAAGCAGATCCAACCTCAGGGAAAACTGGCCTCTGCCTCCTAAATAAAGCAGATCCAGCCTCAGGGAAAACTG CAGATCCAACCTCAGGGAAAACTGGCCTCTGCCTCTTAAATAAAGCAGATCAAACCTCGGGGAAAACTGGCCTCTGCCTCCTAAATAAAGCAGATCAAACCCCAGGGAAAACTGGCCTCTGCCACCTAAATAAAGCAGATCAAACCTCAGGGAAAACTGGCCTCTGCCTCCTAAATAAAGCAGATCCAACCTCAGGGAAAGCTGACCTCTGCCTCCTAAATAAAGCAGATCAAACCTCAGGGAAAACTTCCCTCTGCCTCCTAAATAAAGCAGATCCAACCTCAGGGAAAGCTGACCTCTGCCTCCTAAATAAAGCAGATCCAACCTCAGGGAAAACTGGCCTCTGCCTCCTAAATAAAGCAGATCCAACCTCAGGGAAAACTGGCCTCTGCCTCCTAAATAAAGCAGATCCAACCTCAGGGAAAACTGGCCTCTGCCTCCTAAATAAAGCAGATCCAACCTCAGGGAAAACTAGCCTCTGCCTCCTAAATAAAGCAGATCCAACCTCAGGGAAAACTGGCCTCTGCCTCCTAAATAAAGCATATCCAACCTCAGGGAAAACTGGCCTCTGCCTCCTAAATAAAGCAGATTCAACCTCAG AACCAACCTCAGGGAAAGCTGACCTCTGCCTCCTAAATAAAGCAGAACCAACCTCAGTGAAAGCTGACCTCTTCCTCCTAAATAAAGCAGAACCAACCTCAGTGAAAGCTGACCTCTGCCTCCTAAATAAAGCAGGTTCTGACCCAGGGAAAGCTGACCTCTGCCTCCTTTATAAAGCAGAGTCTGACCTAGGGAAAGCTGACCTCTGCCTCCTAAATAAAGAGGATTCTGATCCAGGGAAAGAGGGTCTCTGA